The Lycium barbarum isolate Lr01 chromosome 9, ASM1917538v2, whole genome shotgun sequence genome has a segment encoding these proteins:
- the LOC132611988 gene encoding uncharacterized protein LOC132611988, whose translation MPYNVNPNARGFDPTIRCEYHSNTQGHSTKNCFTLKRAIEKLIDDKSIVIHDEEAPNVTNNPLPTHNNAHVVGMICDDKEYKQTCKTVMEIDTLKEGLGMVTKSAQEAPLIVKVASFNENLRGSGKLILYVPGAIKKKEISVTGPKLYVPSGFPRFGQNQNGLGKMTEPIGKEIIEEIDETDGLTRSGRCYAPEELWRDKQARDSQFPVKKPITEEEAEEFMKKMKVQDYSIVDQLRKTPAQISLLSLLIHSKEHRQALIRILNEAHVSDKTIVSHLKKMANRIFEVNRITFIDDELHVEGAGHNKALHLTVKCEEHYVKRVMIDGGSGVDICLLSTLQSLKIRTDRIRTNNVCIQAFDGIKRDTIGEIDLTLKIGPVNFGITFQVIDMDTSYNLLLGRPWIHAARAVPSTLNQVVKFEYEKQEIIVHGEDDLSIYRDPSIPCVEAKESYESLVF comes from the exons ATGCCGTATAATGTGAACCCAAATGCAAGAGGTTTTGACCCCACTATCAGGTGTGAGTATCATTCTAACACTCAGGGTCATAGCACAAAAAATTGTTTTACTTTGAAGAGAGCCATTGAGAAGCTAATTGATGACAAATCAATTGTGATACATGACGAAGAGGCTCCGAATGTCACCAACAACCCACTTCCTACTCACAACAATGCTCATGTTGTTGGGATGATCTGTGATGATAAGGAATACAAGCAAACATGCAAAACAGTAATGGAAATTGACACCTTAAAAGAAGGGTTGGGTATGGTGACAAAATCCGCACAAGAAGCACCATTGATTGTAAAGGTGGCAAGTTTTAATGAAAATCTCAGAGGCTCGGGAAAGTTGATATTGTATGTCCCTGGAGCCATAAAGAAAAAAGAGATATCAGTGACTGGACCAAAATTATATGTTCCTAGTGGATTTCCCAGGTTTGGTCAAAATCAGAATGGTTTAGGAAAGATGACAGAACCAATT GGAAAAGAGATTATTGAAGAAATAGATGAAACTGATGGCTTAACGCGTTCTGGAAGGTGTTATGCTCCAGAAGAATTATGGAGAGACAAACAAGCCAGGGATAGCCAATTTCCAGTGAAAAAACCTATTACCGAAGAAGAGGCTGAAGAGTTCATGAAGAAGATGAAAGTTCAGGATTACTCTATTGTTGATCAGTTGAGAAAAACTCCTGCTCAGATTTCATTGCTATCTTTGCTCATACATTCTAAAGAGCACCGTCAAGCATTGATTAGAATTCTGAACGAGGCACATGTTTCGGACAAAACAATCGTAAGTCACTTGAAAAAGATGGCCAATAGAATATTTGAGGTGAATAGAATCACTTTCATCGATGATGAGTTGCATGTGGAAGGAGCCGGACATAACAAGGCTTTGCATTTAACTGTCAAATGTGAAGAACATTATGTGAAAAGAGTCATGATTGATGGAGGCTCGGGTGTGGACATCTGCCTTCTCTCTACTTTGCAAAGTTTGAAAATCAGAACAGATAGAATTCGTACTAACAATGTGTGTATTCAAGCTTTCGATGGCATAAAAAGAGACACCATTGGTGAGATTGATCTTACTTTGAAAATTGGACCTGTTAATTTTGGGATCACATTCCAAGTTATAGACATGGACACTTCCTACAACTTGCTtttaggaaggccatggatccatgCAGCCAGAGCGGTGCCGTCTACTTTAAACCAAGTGGTCAAGTTTGAATATGAGAAACAAGAAATTATTGTTCATGGTGAAGATGATCTTTCAATATATAGAGACCCTTCCATCCCATGCGTCGAGGCCAAGGAAAGTTATGAATCCCTCGTATTTTAG